In Bacillus sp. KH172YL63, one genomic interval encodes:
- a CDS encoding GNAT family N-acetyltransferase: protein MLVGISKRVITIRDLPAMIELFNRYESSVFGEIQTGEDEIRNMLNGIPETDRIGLFQNGDLSAASILTVKDHRLPALVIAEPNEKMGQYITMLLNELISSAKAKKKDGQGDLIIILSANIEVEKRSFETCGFTPARYWFQMKKELGSLPDPTLPAVYRISSFQPASDTEKLHEAFEEVFSDHFDYHPSTLQDFKKRFQTPAFDPNLWYLLWKGDTLVGFAFSAVNEETKLGEITHIGIRRNWRRNGLAHDLLHQAFQTLKDYGMTTAALAVDSSSPTEATIVYQKAGMYVYRGYTRYDLNV from the coding sequence ATGTTGGTTGGAATCAGTAAAAGAGTCATCACAATACGTGATTTGCCTGCTATGATTGAATTGTTCAATCGATATGAATCATCAGTGTTTGGAGAAATTCAGACGGGTGAAGATGAAATCCGGAACATGCTAAACGGCATTCCTGAAACAGATCGGATCGGCCTGTTTCAAAATGGGGACCTTTCAGCCGCTTCCATCCTGACTGTGAAAGATCATCGTCTTCCTGCGCTGGTCATCGCGGAACCCAATGAGAAGATGGGTCAGTATATCACGATGCTGTTAAATGAGTTGATTTCATCAGCCAAGGCGAAAAAAAAGGATGGCCAGGGGGATTTGATCATCATCCTGTCCGCAAACATTGAAGTAGAGAAGCGGTCATTTGAAACATGCGGTTTCACACCTGCCCGCTACTGGTTCCAAATGAAAAAAGAACTCGGAAGCTTACCCGATCCAACCTTGCCGGCTGTTTACCGCATTTCAAGCTTTCAACCTGCCTCTGATACGGAAAAGCTCCATGAAGCGTTTGAGGAAGTATTTTCTGACCACTTTGATTATCATCCTTCAACTCTTCAAGACTTTAAGAAGCGATTTCAAACACCGGCGTTTGATCCGAATCTATGGTACCTTTTATGGAAGGGCGATACCTTGGTCGGATTTGCCTTTTCTGCGGTTAATGAAGAAACAAAATTGGGGGAAATCACCCATATCGGAATTCGCAGAAATTGGCGAAGAAACGGGTTGGCCCATGACTTGCTCCATCAAGCCTTTCAGACTTTAAAGGATTACGGGATGACAACTGCAGCCCTCGCAGTGGACAGCAGCAGTCCGACAGAAGCGACGATTGTGTATCAAAAAGCCGGTATGTACGTGTACCGGGGATATACCAGGTATGATTTGAACGTGTAG
- a CDS encoding DUF6501 family protein — MIHQNWTESKTGKKIKCVHTDAKKYTVENVLTIGKEYEVKNESEDYYFVIDESGKMGGFYKEYFEEV, encoded by the coding sequence ATGATCCATCAAAATTGGACCGAAAGCAAAACTGGAAAGAAAATTAAGTGTGTACATACAGATGCAAAAAAATACACGGTGGAGAATGTCCTTACCATCGGCAAAGAATACGAAGTGAAGAATGAATCTGAAGATTATTACTTCGTGATCGATGAAAGTGGAAAGATGGGCGGCTTCTACAAAGAATACTTTGAAGAAGTATAA
- a CDS encoding zinc ribbon domain-containing protein: MKHDKGCMKCGGTEAGTKDISTSGTGLSKMFDVQHNQFTVVYCKNCGYCELYNKQSSTASNILDLFLG; the protein is encoded by the coding sequence ATGAAGCATGATAAAGGGTGTATGAAATGTGGTGGAACCGAAGCCGGCACGAAGGATATTTCCACATCCGGTACCGGCCTGTCCAAGATGTTTGATGTACAGCACAACCAATTTACCGTTGTCTACTGCAAAAATTGCGGCTATTGTGAGCTATACAATAAACAGAGCTCAACCGCTTCAAACATTCTGGATCTGTTCTTGGGATAA
- a CDS encoding DedA family protein — MDLLLGLVDQFGYAAMFLFSWMVFFGLPVPNELAAALAGYLSEWRHFDTYTSFFFLYSGLMSYGIFAFVNGRFFGTKLVSRFMKGKKSTSLIGSGEAWINRYGAVAISFSYFIPGVRLFIPYIAGASKAISLWKYLLYALPSAFIWALIYFQIGRFFPGSFHRMLSDFNLKAAALSAVFLLSTAIVLTVRKKRFVPWWKKVRARK; from the coding sequence ATGGATCTTTTACTGGGACTGGTTGATCAATTCGGCTATGCAGCCATGTTTCTGTTCAGCTGGATGGTATTCTTCGGTTTACCGGTGCCGAATGAATTAGCGGCGGCGCTGGCAGGTTATCTGTCGGAATGGAGACATTTTGATACGTATACTTCTTTTTTCTTCCTCTACAGCGGTTTAATGAGCTACGGGATCTTCGCGTTCGTAAATGGCCGTTTTTTCGGTACTAAGCTCGTCTCCCGGTTTATGAAAGGGAAAAAGTCAACAAGCCTCATTGGAAGTGGTGAAGCATGGATTAACAGATATGGAGCCGTTGCGATATCTTTCAGTTATTTCATTCCCGGCGTCCGGTTATTCATCCCTTATATCGCAGGGGCTTCCAAGGCCATATCTCTTTGGAAATACCTTCTCTATGCATTACCTTCGGCGTTCATTTGGGCTCTTATTTATTTTCAAATAGGACGTTTTTTCCCTGGAAGCTTTCACAGGATGTTATCTGATTTCAACCTGAAGGCAGCCGCACTCAGTGCCGTTTTCCTTCTCAGTACAGCCATTGTACTCACTGTAAGGAAGAAGCGGTTTGTGCCATGGTGGAAAAAGGTAAGAGCAAGAAAATAG
- a CDS encoding gamma-glutamylcyclotransferase, protein MYVFVYGTLRRNEKNHHLLKEAEPVKEQAWTEGILFDSGKGYPVLKEGKGTIYGEIYRITPDILPSLDELEGYLEGREENLYIRKTKQISTDEGLIEAFVYETGSEALCQTEIPSGDWKVHQYLQRMPERTLYFAYGSCMDDDRFKLARVDHLFTNCLGAGELEGYSMKYLFKVHDGGRGDIIEDGGKMEGVVYDVPQQAVEYLFTREGVTPGWYRPAFVDITIGHKVYRDVLTFIVKHKVEEVCPPEHYAREILRGSMPHVSQAYHQKLQQQLIDIGMTETQVRDLLS, encoded by the coding sequence GTGTATGTATTTGTGTATGGAACGTTAAGAAGGAACGAAAAGAACCATCATTTACTAAAGGAAGCTGAACCCGTTAAAGAGCAGGCGTGGACAGAAGGCATACTCTTTGATTCAGGGAAGGGCTATCCCGTATTGAAAGAAGGAAAAGGAACCATTTACGGGGAAATTTATCGGATTACCCCGGACATTCTTCCCTCTTTAGACGAACTTGAAGGATATCTCGAAGGAAGGGAAGAAAATTTATATATCCGCAAGACAAAGCAGATCTCAACCGATGAAGGGCTGATCGAAGCTTTTGTATATGAAACGGGAAGCGAGGCACTTTGTCAGACAGAAATTCCTTCAGGAGACTGGAAGGTCCATCAATATCTACAGAGGATGCCTGAGAGGACGCTGTATTTTGCCTATGGATCCTGCATGGACGATGACCGTTTCAAATTGGCCCGTGTAGATCATCTTTTCACGAACTGCCTTGGTGCAGGTGAGTTGGAAGGTTACTCGATGAAATACCTTTTCAAAGTCCATGATGGCGGAAGGGGGGACATCATAGAAGATGGAGGAAAAATGGAAGGGGTGGTCTATGACGTCCCTCAGCAGGCAGTAGAATACTTGTTTACGAGGGAAGGGGTTACACCTGGCTGGTACAGACCTGCTTTTGTTGATATTACCATTGGTCATAAAGTTTACAGGGACGTTTTGACTTTTATTGTGAAGCACAAGGTAGAAGAGGTCTGCCCACCTGAACACTATGCAAGGGAAATACTAAGGGGGAGCATGCCACATGTCAGCCAAGCCTATCATCAAAAGCTACAGCAGCAATTGATCGACATCGGCATGACCGAAACACAGGTGAGAGACCTGCTTTCTTGA
- a CDS encoding AMP-binding protein, with protein sequence MLYTTVGKLLEDKAKSQPEVEAVVYADRALRWSYHEFNDLCRQAAKGLMDLGIQKGDHIAIWASNTPEWLVSQFSTGKMGAVLVTVNTNYRTAELEYLLKQSDSSTIILMEEFRGASYIDMLYEICPELKSSKPGELKSEKLPNLKNVIVLGEKSFPGTYSWAEIIARGRNVSEKELDARLSSLSPDDVINMQYTSGTTGFPKGVMLTHSNIVNNGYNIAECMRLTNVDRLCIPVPFFHCFGCVLGVLACVSVGATMVPLQEFEPRNVLQTVQDEKCTGLHGVPTMFISELNLPDFDQFDLSHLRTGIMAGSNCPIEVMKGVMEKMGADEITIAYGQTESSPVITQTRTHDPIELKVETVGRALPNVEVKIVEPGTDREVPYGVQGELCTRGYHVMKGYYKNEEATRQAIDDDGWLHTGDLAVMDEHGYCRITGRLKDMIIRGGENIYPREIEEFLYSHPKVLDVQVIGIPDEVYGEEVMAWIILKEGQSASPEEIREYCTGKISRHKIPRYIEFTDSYPMTASGKIQKFRLREQAKEAASNR encoded by the coding sequence ATGTTGTACACGACTGTAGGGAAGCTTCTGGAAGACAAAGCGAAGAGTCAGCCGGAAGTGGAGGCAGTTGTTTATGCTGACAGGGCCCTTAGATGGTCCTATCATGAATTTAATGATTTGTGCAGGCAAGCTGCAAAAGGGTTGATGGATCTTGGCATCCAAAAAGGGGACCATATCGCAATTTGGGCTTCAAATACACCTGAATGGCTCGTCAGCCAATTCTCCACAGGTAAAATGGGGGCGGTCCTTGTGACCGTGAATACAAATTATCGGACCGCTGAACTTGAGTATCTGCTCAAACAGTCGGACAGCAGTACAATCATTTTAATGGAGGAATTCAGAGGTGCCTCATATATAGACATGCTGTATGAAATCTGCCCCGAATTAAAGTCATCCAAACCAGGGGAATTAAAGAGCGAAAAGCTTCCTAATTTAAAAAATGTCATCGTCCTTGGTGAAAAATCATTTCCGGGTACATATAGCTGGGCTGAAATCATTGCAAGGGGAAGGAATGTCAGCGAGAAGGAGCTGGATGCAAGGCTGTCAAGTCTTTCACCGGATGATGTCATCAACATGCAGTATACGTCCGGCACAACCGGTTTCCCCAAGGGTGTCATGCTCACCCATTCCAATATCGTGAACAACGGTTATAACATTGCCGAATGTATGCGTCTCACAAATGTAGACCGTTTATGCATCCCGGTTCCATTCTTCCATTGCTTCGGCTGTGTATTGGGTGTCCTTGCATGTGTCTCTGTCGGGGCGACGATGGTGCCTTTACAGGAATTCGAACCGAGGAACGTGCTTCAGACCGTACAGGATGAGAAATGTACAGGTCTTCACGGGGTGCCGACCATGTTTATTTCAGAATTGAATCTCCCTGACTTCGATCAATTTGACCTCTCCCATTTACGTACCGGGATCATGGCGGGAAGCAATTGCCCGATCGAAGTGATGAAAGGTGTAATGGAGAAGATGGGGGCAGATGAAATCACAATTGCCTATGGACAGACCGAATCCTCCCCTGTCATCACCCAGACCCGGACCCATGACCCGATTGAATTGAAGGTGGAAACAGTCGGGAGAGCATTACCAAATGTAGAGGTCAAGATAGTGGAACCTGGTACAGATCGTGAGGTGCCATATGGTGTCCAGGGAGAATTATGCACACGGGGCTATCACGTCATGAAAGGATATTATAAGAACGAGGAAGCAACGAGACAAGCGATTGATGATGATGGATGGCTGCATACGGGCGATCTTGCAGTCATGGATGAACACGGTTATTGCCGGATCACAGGCAGGCTGAAGGATATGATCATTCGGGGCGGTGAAAATATTTACCCTAGAGAAATAGAAGAATTTCTATATTCCCATCCTAAAGTATTGGATGTCCAGGTTATCGGCATCCCTGATGAAGTGTACGGTGAAGAAGTGATGGCCTGGATCATATTAAAGGAAGGTCAGAGTGCTTCACCGGAAGAGATCAGGGAATATTGCACGGGGAAGATTTCCCGTCATAAAATCCCAAGATATATAGAATTCACTGATTCATATCCAATGACCGCATCAGGTAAGATACAAAAATTCCGGTTAAGGGAACAGGCAAAAGAGGCTGCGAGCAACCGGTAA
- the sda gene encoding sporulation histidine kinase inhibitor Sda, producing MKILSNEQLVAAYRDAEKQGNDQDWILLLKKEIRNRGLKPFRKS from the coding sequence ATGAAAATCTTAAGTAATGAACAGTTGGTGGCAGCTTATCGTGATGCTGAGAAACAAGGGAATGATCAAGACTGGATTTTGCTTCTTAAGAAAGAAATTCGTAACCGAGGATTAAAGCCTTTTAGGAAATCATGA
- the odhB gene encoding 2-oxoglutarate dehydrogenase complex dihydrolipoyllysine-residue succinyltransferase, translating to MAEIKVPELAESITEGTIAQWLKQPGDYVEKGEYIVELETDKVNVEVISEEAGTIQELKAGEGDTVEVGQVIAIVGAGGEAKAPAQPEKEEQKTEEASQPEVKDEAPSKEDKKNRPIASPAARKLAREKGIDLSEVPTDPLGRVRKQDIEAYGNKPAEAPSKPALEEKKAPAKKDDGKPVVREKMSRRRQTIAKRLVEVQQTAAMLTTFNEIDMSKVMELRKRKKDKFFEDHDVRLGFMSFFTKAVVAALKKYPYVNAEIDGDEIVLKKFYDVGVAVSTDDGLVVPVVRDCERKNFAEIEGEIMELATKARNNKLSLGDLQGGSFTITNGGVFGSLLSTPILNGPQVGILGMHKIQLRPVAIDKDTMENRPMMYIALSYDHRIIDGKEAVGFLAMVKDLLENPEDLLLEG from the coding sequence GCAGAAATTAAAGTTCCAGAATTAGCAGAATCTATTACAGAAGGTACAATTGCACAATGGCTTAAACAGCCTGGGGATTATGTGGAAAAAGGCGAATATATCGTCGAGCTTGAAACTGACAAAGTAAATGTGGAAGTGATCTCTGAAGAAGCAGGTACGATTCAGGAGCTTAAAGCCGGTGAAGGAGATACTGTCGAAGTCGGACAGGTCATTGCAATTGTCGGTGCAGGCGGAGAAGCAAAAGCACCTGCTCAACCAGAAAAGGAAGAGCAGAAGACTGAGGAAGCTTCACAACCGGAAGTGAAAGATGAAGCTCCTTCGAAAGAGGATAAGAAAAATCGTCCGATCGCTTCACCTGCAGCCCGTAAGCTTGCACGTGAAAAAGGTATCGACCTGTCGGAGGTACCGACTGACCCACTGGGCCGGGTGCGCAAACAGGATATTGAAGCTTATGGAAATAAACCGGCTGAAGCCCCTTCTAAACCTGCTTTAGAAGAAAAGAAGGCCCCTGCTAAGAAAGATGATGGAAAGCCAGTAGTACGTGAGAAAATGTCCCGCCGTCGTCAAACGATTGCGAAACGCTTAGTCGAGGTTCAACAAACGGCAGCGATGCTGACAACATTCAACGAAATCGATATGAGTAAAGTAATGGAGCTCCGTAAACGCAAAAAGGATAAATTCTTTGAAGACCACGATGTACGACTTGGTTTCATGAGCTTCTTTACAAAAGCGGTCGTAGCTGCCCTTAAGAAATACCCATATGTGAATGCAGAAATCGATGGAGATGAAATCGTCCTTAAGAAGTTTTATGATGTCGGTGTAGCAGTATCGACCGATGATGGATTGGTTGTACCTGTTGTACGTGATTGTGAGCGGAAGAATTTCGCAGAAATCGAAGGGGAAATCATGGAGCTTGCCACGAAGGCGAGAAACAACAAACTGTCCCTTGGAGATCTGCAAGGAGGTTCATTCACGATTACAAACGGCGGTGTATTCGGTTCTCTCTTATCCACTCCGATTCTGAACGGACCGCAAGTCGGAATCCTGGGCATGCACAAAATCCAGCTTCGCCCTGTGGCAATTGATAAGGATACGATGGAAAATCGTCCAATGATGTATATCGCATTATCATATGACCATAGAATCATTGATGGTAAAGAGGCTGTCGGTTTCCTTGCCATGGTAAAAGATTTACTTGAAAATCCTGAAGACTTGCTTCTTGAAGGTTAA